In the Colletotrichum lupini chromosome 4, complete sequence genome, GCGAAGGAGGCGTGGAAGTTTGAGGGCCCCATGGTCCTCAGTCAGTTGCGGGCCTGTGGTGTTCTCGAGACTGTTCGCATAAGTTGCGCTGGTTACCCCACTCGATGGACATACGAGGAATTTGCCCTGCGCTACTACATGCTTATCAACTCGGACCTGTGGGCGTCAGAGATTCGAGAAATGGCCAACGCTATCCTTACCAAGGCACTTGGCACCAGCTCTGGCAAAGGTTCCGACAAGTACCAGCTGGGCCTCACCAAGATCTTTTTCCGCGCCGGCATGCTCGCCTTCCTCGAGAACCTACGTACAAACCGTCTCAACGATTGCGCCATTCTCATTCAGAAGAACCTCCGTGCTAAGTTCTACCGCCGTCGCTACCTCGAGGCCCGCAAAGCCATCGTGACTTTTCAGTCCGCAGTGCGAGCCTACAACGCCCGGAACCAAGTCCAGGAGCTCCGCACCGTCAAAGCCGCAACAACAATACAGCGGGTTTGGCGTGGTCAACGGCAAAGAAAGGAGTACATACGCATCAGGAACGATGTCGTCCTGGCGCAAGCGGCGGCCAAAGGTTACCTTCGACGAAAAGAAATCATGGAGACCCGCGTAGGTAATGCGGCTATGCTCATTCAGCGTGTGTGGCGGTCTCGACGACAGGTCTTGGCTTGGAGGCAATACAGGAAGAAGGTCACTCTTATCCAAAGCCTGTGGCGTGGTAAACTCGCCCGTCGAGATTACAAGAAGACTCGGGAGGAAGCCCGTGATCTGAAGCAGATCTCGTACAAGCTCGAAAACAAGGTCGTCGAGCTGACTCAATCTCTCGGCACCATGAAGGCACAGAACAAGAACTTGTCGTCACAGGTGGAGAATTATGAGGGTCAAATCAAGGCGTGGAAGAACCGCCACAATGCCTTGGAGGCTCGGACGAAAGAGCTCCAGACCGAGGCTAACCAGGGTAGCATTGCAGTTGCAAGGCTGCAGGCAATGGAGGACGAGATGAAGAAGCTCCAGCAGAGCTTCGAGGAATCAACGTccaatattaagagaatgcAGGAGGAAGAGCGGGAGCTAAGAGAATCTCTGCGCTCTACGAGCACAGAGCTAGACACTGTTCGGCAACAGAGTGCACAGATCGAGAGCGAGAAGCTTTCACTGCGCCAGCAGCTCGCCGAACTGCAAGATCAGCTGGAACTGGCAAGAAGGCTAGCCCCGACCAACGGCGAGCTTGCCAACGGGGCTGTTCAGGCGCCGCCGTCGGCAGCGCCTGGCCTCATCAATCTTGTGTCCTCCAAGAAACCAAAGAGGAGGAGTGCTGGTGCCGAACCCAGCACAGCTGTGGACCGCTTCAGCGCTGCTTACAATCCCCGTCCCGTTTCGATGGCCATCACCAGCACTGCCCACAGACAGAACCTGCAGGGCACAGGCTTCATGCCTGGCGTCGATAACATCGAGCTCGAGCTCGAGACGCTCTTGGCTGACGAAGATGGACTGAACGAGGAGGTCACCATGGGTCTCATCCGTAACCTCAAGATTCCTTCGCCCAACACTAATCCACCACCGTCTGACAAGGAGGTTCTTTTCCCCTCTTATCTCATCAACTTGGTTACCTCCGAGATGTGGAACAATGGCTTTGTCAAGGAGTCAGAGCGGTTCCTCGCCAATGTCATGCAGTCGATTCAGCAGGAAGTCATGCAGCATGACGGCGATGAGGCCATCAACCCGGGGGCCTTCTGGCTCTCCAACGTGCATGAAATGTTGTCGTTCGTTTTCCTTGCAGAAGACTGGTACGAAGCGCAGAAGACGGATAACTATGAGTACGATCGTCTTCTGGAAATTGTCAAGCACGACTTGGAGAGTTTGGAGTTCAATATCTACCACACCTGGATGAAGGTCTTGAAGAAGAAGCTGCAGAAGATGATCATCCCCGCCATCATTGAGTCTCAGTCGCTTCCGGGCTTTGTCACCAACGAAAGCAGTCGTTTCCTTGGCAAACTTCTTCAGTCCAACTCGACTCCCGCCTACAGCATGGACAACCTGCTTAGCTTACTCAACAGCGTGTTCCGCGCCATGAAAGCCTACTACCTCGAAGACTCTATCATTACGCAGACCATCACTGAACTACTTCGTCTCGTTGGCGTCACCGCCTTCAACGACCTCCTGATGAGACGCAACTTCCTCTCCTGGAAGCGTGGTCTTCAGATCAACTACAACATCACGCGTATCGAGGAGTGGTGTAAGAGTCACGATATGCCCGAGGGCACTCTGCAGTTAGAGCACTTAATGGTAATGCGCCCAAAACACGGCCTAATCAAGCAAAGCTAATCCTTTCTACAGCAAGCAACGAAGCTTCTTCAATTGAAGAAGGCAACCCTGAATGATATTGAGATTATTCAGGATATCTGCTGGATGTGAGTTGAATTCCGCTTCATATTCGACAAGGCTGTGTGGAAGTTGCTAACAAAATGTTCCTCCACAGGCTGTCGCCCAACCAGATTCAAAAGCTCCTAAACCAGTACTTGGTCGCAGACTATGAGCAGCCCATCAACGGCGAGATCATGAAGGCTGTTGCCTCCAGAGTCACGGAAAAGAGTGACGTACTGCTGCTCCAAGCTGTCGACATGGACGATAGTGGACCGTACGAGATCGCCGAACCCAGAGTCATCACCGCTCTAGAGACTTATACTCCTTCATGTATGTGAACTGCAACAAGAGTCGTACCTGGTCTGGCCTCACTAACAATACATGAATAGGGCTTCAAACCCCACGACTGAAACGTCTTGCTGAGATTGTGTCTGCTCAAGCAATTGCTCAGCAAGAGAAGCTCGAGTACGACCCCGAGGACGACTTCGAGCCTAACGGCGACCTCGCTGAGGTTGATGAGGAAGACGTGGCCGCATAACCGTGTACAGCTAAACGATATTAGAAGATGACCTTGTCTGTCTTGATAAGTAGACAGGTAGGCAATAGAGCCTGCCCTGTAGAGTGTCCTGTCCTTGTTCTGCTCGCTGGTCTCTACCCAAAAATGACCACTGAAATGATGACGACTATTAAGTGAGCGGTGGCCAGAAATGGGCGGTGGTGTGTCGGTAGCTTCTTTAGGGAGCTATGCCTGGGGATTTACTACGTCAGGTTGTCGCATGGATAATGTAGAAAGAAGCAATAGTTGTGATGGCGTCCAGTCTCGTCGTGGATGTTGCCGATTGAGTGATTAAGAGGAAGTGGAGAAGATAGGGGTTTGGAAAGACCTGTGCAACAACACACTCGCCCAGCCTAACCATGATCGAAAGCTTGGGGGGAACGGCGGCTCAGGCCCTGTAAAAGGAGCGCCCAATCTGTTTCCTGTTCACGTAGCAAGCATTCAAGTGGCAGAGGCGGGATAAGGCTCCGCAATATTGCCAATACGTTATTTCCAAGTGCTTATTTCTCCTCCCACCCCTCAACGATTCAGTGCTCAGAGACTCTTGAACGCACAATTTGATTAAATATCATCTCATCTGCGTTGACAACGCGAACAACATATTCCCAACATGGGAGCTGGAAGCCGTAGATAGATGCTTTGATTGCGGGCGGCAGGTTGGCGCCCCGCACGTGACCGTCACACACACGCCAACCCTATCCATAAGTTGCTGTCAGAGCGCTGTAATTCATAGCGGGCATTTATGCTACCTTAAGTGGCCCTCATTGGACTCACTTACATGCAATGCAATAAACGAAGCTTTTCGCATCCCGTTTCGTTCTCTATCCTTTTCTACCTCCCTCCCAGCGGTACTCGACTTAACTATAGTCAGCCTGAAACCAGCACTATCCTTATTCGCTCAATTCAAACATCAAAACGAAACTTTTCATCGACATGAGAACGTCACCAAACATCATTGTCGCTGGTACGCCAGGCGTGGGCAAGACGACGCACTGCGAAGAGCTCGCCAGGCGTACAGGCCTCAAGCACCTCTCGGTTAACCAAGTTGTCAAAGATCGGGAGTGCCATGAGGGCTGGGATGACGAGTTTCAGAGTTGGATTGTTGACGAGGACAAGGTTTGTCGTTCTGTGACATTCATTTATGGGAACTGAATTCCACCATTGCGAAAATCCTCACACTCAGTATCTCTGTTGCTTAAGTGTTCGCTGTACTGATGAATCTGGGGTCCAGTTGCTCGATGCCATCGAGGGAGACGTTCAGGATGGGGGCTACATTATTGACTGGCACGCCTGCGACTTGTTCCCCAAAAGTTGGATTGACCTCGTTGTTGTGCTGCGTGTGGATTCGACCACACTCTATGATCGTCTAGCAGCAAGGTAAGGGAGTCCCGTGTGGTCCCATGTTGTTCTTCGTCTACTCTTCCCCCCTccgcctcttcctcttcgtcttcgCAAACGAGTGGCAGCAAGGTCGTCAGTAAGGATGATGACGAGAGCTAACACGACTGGGTTGGCTCCATTCAGGAAATATCCCGAGACCAAACTCCAGGAAAATCTAGACTCGGAAATCATGGAGGTATTGCTGCAAGAAGCCAGGGAGGCCTTCGATGAGGAGATAGTTGTGGAGCTTACAAGCAACACATCCGATGAAATGGAGACCAACATTTCGAGGGTTGAGGCATGGCTTGAGCAATGGAAGAAGGATCACTCGTCATGACGAGGTGGATGAGGACGACGGAGTGACGACGCATCAGGGAAAATGACTGCGAGCTTGGTCTCGTTGGGAAATCAAGTCCGTCGCGGGGAGGTGCCAGGGTAAAGAGATCTTCCTAATCGCACTACTTGTGAAAGTGCTGACCATGCTACATGGGAAAAGGAGCTACATAGATATGTTCGTATCCAAAATACCTTTAGGCGTTGTCTCTATGCAAGGGTTGGTTCCTACGCAAGGGTCTGCTTCGCAACAATTCTTATAATTGGGCCCATCACGCGCAAGTCTTCTCCTATGCCTAGGACATCAGACGATGATATATGCAACTAGACGATGTTAGTAAAGTGGATAATGCAACAGAGCGCTATCACATTCTCCGGCATTGAAGCAAAGTGTTCGATGGGGGCACGATGACTCTCTTACATACATAACACGAATGATAATAGTTGTACGTCAAATCCATTGTGGA is a window encoding:
- a CDS encoding POS9-activating factor FAP7, which produces MRTSPNIIVAGTPGVGKTTHCEELARRTGLKHLSVNQVVKDRECHEGWDDEFQSWIVDEDKLLDAIEGDVQDGGYIIDWHACDLFPKSWIDLVVVLRVDSTTLYDRLAARKYPETKLQENLDSEIMEVLLQEAREAFDEEIVVELTSNTSDEMETNISRVEAWLEQWKKDHSS